The proteins below are encoded in one region of Halichoerus grypus chromosome X, mHalGry1.hap1.1, whole genome shotgun sequence:
- the LAGE3 gene encoding EKC/KEOPS complex subunit LAGE3, with amino-acid sequence MRGPPEATGRRVDARRPRLSRWRGGDLRLAGPGLSRAHGTSRGQAGTLLPRSQGWKAEYTLEAEIACGSLAPDAEPHGGAVEKQLTVSGSVMAVRWRAKDPRLLRISIMTFLDQLSLVMQTMRRFGPPVSR; translated from the exons ATGAGGGGCCCCCCGGAAGCCACGGGCCGCCGGGTCGACGCG CGGCGGCCCCGGCTTTCCCGGTGGCGCGGGGGCGACCTGCGGCTGGCAGGGCCCGGCCTGTCTCGCGCCCACGGCACGTCCCGGGGCCAGGCGGGGACGCTGCTTCCAAGATCCCAAGGCTGGAAAGCCGAATACAC CTTGGAGGCGGAGATCGCCTGTGGGTCCCTGGCCCCAGATGCCGAACCCCACGGAGGGGCTGTTGAGAAGCAGCTCACAGTGAGCGGCAGCGTCATGGCCGT CCGCTGGAGAGCTAAAGATCCTCGCCTCCTCCGGATTTCCATCATGACCTTTCTTGATCAGCTTTCCCTGGTGATGCAGACCATGCGGCGCTTTGGGCCCCCCGTTTCCCGCTAA